From a region of the Zingiber officinale cultivar Zhangliang chromosome 10B, Zo_v1.1, whole genome shotgun sequence genome:
- the LOC122030433 gene encoding autophagy-related protein 18f-like isoform X2 → MIRSGFQVWDVEHSDDIRQLVSRYDVSATFLQMQNNPIESKGIIDRFADNRPLLIVVGNANISANSNNYDGYDPPFNGYAGGFGQEPSNDSFLLTFVHFYSLRTHEYVHTLKFRSTIFSVRCSPRIIVVSQASQIHCLNALTLETEYSILTHHVVSDRFGVGTVGYGPIAVGTRWLAHSGTPIVNSSDCHISHQDINPATVAYSDDSPVTNFARESSKMLAAGLVTLGDIGYRTVSKYYLELMGVNYIPTVNGNSYLERDDDLHRDPAEVEQGGMVIVRDIVSKSVIVQFMAHRSPISALSFDPSGTLLATASIHGHNINVFRVIPSLHASSGESYANGVCIHLYKLRRGITNAVIQDISFSDDSNWIMISSSRGTSHLFATGSSGAANIRFTRRDFANSCSGISLATRTKQSVSLSSKFCEQNPSLCGSPVTLSAVSRIKNGNHGLKNAVSCVAASATGKVNPTLGAIASVFHHCKATRLHNNISSLRTKHYLLVYSSGSIIQYGLRPKSKEDFYTKLSPESDADLVVDALQKWDIRHKKNMRDGCDGSDIFGDHGDIEYGKFSRKGMKRGTSVYPSSVGTDFNHIPIAKEAHHSYISEFELHVHEAPFPLWTKSQVQFQVLLDHHCNDKTNNSVGEIEVERIQCRSIKTRLTDPIPVLETLGSSTLQQSREDDKENSPLSRQTSELLEDANVHADNLKSKLEFVNSTIGIS, encoded by the exons ATGATCAG GTCGGGTTTCCAGGTTTGGGATGTTGAGCATTCAGATGACATAAGGCAGTTAGTATCAAGATATGATGTTTCTGCAACCTTTCTGCAAATGCAAAATAATCCAATTGAATCTAAGGGGATAATCGATAGGTTTGCAGATAACCGGCCATTGCTGATTGTAGTCGGAAATGCAAATATTTCTGCAAATTCTAACAATTATGATGGGTATGATCCACCTTTCAATGGTTATGCTGGTGGTTTTGGTCAGGAACCGAGCAATGACAGTTTCTTGCTGACTTTTGTTCACTTCTATTCCCTGAGGACCCATGAGTACGTCCATACCTTGAAGTTCAGATCAACTATTTTCTCTGTCAGGTGCAGTCCTCGAATTATTGTTGTTTCTCAAGCTTCACAG ATCCATTGTTTAAATGCTCTCACTCTGGAGACAGAATATAGTATCCTTACTCATCATGTGGTTTCAGATCGTTTTGGTGTTGGAACTGTAGGATATGGACCAATTGCAGTTGGAACCAGATGGTTAGCTCATAGTGGAACTCCAATTGTGAATTCAAGTGATTGCCATATTAGCCATCAAGATATTAATCCTGCCACAGTAGCTTATTCAGATGATAGTCCGGTTACAAATTTTGCAAGAGAATCTAGTAAGATGCTAGCTGCTGGTTTGGTCACTCTCGGAGATATTGGATACAGAACAGTTTCCAAGTATTACTTAGAATTAATGGGTGTGAATTACATTCCAACAGTGAATGGAAACTCCTACTTAGAAAGGGATGACGACCTGCATAGGGATCCTGCAGAGGTGGAACAGGGTGGGATG GTTATAGTTCGTGATATTGTTTCTAAATCAGTGATAGTGCAGTTCATGGCACATAGGAGTCCTATTTCTGCATTATCCTTTGATCCCAGTGGAACTTTGCTAGCGACTGCTTCCATTCATGGACATAATATCAATGTGTTCCGTGTGATACCTTCTCTGCATGCAAGCTCAGGGGAGTCATATGCTAATGGAGTTTGCATCCATCTCTACAAGTTACGGCGAGGCATTACTAATGCG GTTATACAAGACATCAGTTTTAGTGATGATAGCAACTGGATCATGATCAGCTCATCGAGGGGAACCAGTCACCTATTTGCGACTGGTTCTTCAGGAGCTGCAAATATTAGGTTCACTAGGAGGGATTTTGCAAATTCCTGCAGTGGAATATCTCTGGCAACGAGAACAAAACAGTCTGTTTCTTTATCTTCAAAGTTTTGTGAACAGAACCCCTCTTTATGTGGAAGCCCTGTCACATTATCAGCTGTAAGCAGAATAAAGAATGGAAATCATGGATTAAAGAATGCTGTTAGCTGTGTTGCAGCATCTGCTACAGGAAAGGTTAATCCAACACTTGGGGCCATTGCTTCTGTTTTCCACCATTGCAAAGCAACTCGACTTCATAATAATATCAGCTCACTGCGGACAAAGCACTACCTGCTCGTATACTCTTCCGGATCCATTATACAATATGGATTACGTCCCAAAAGCAAGGAGGATTTTTACACCAAACTATCACCAGAATCTGATGCTGATTTAGTTGTCGATGCACTTCAGAAATGGGACATTCGTCATAAGAAAAACATGAGAGATGGATGTGACGGCTCTGATATATTTGGTGATCATGGTGATATAGAGTATGGTAAATTTTCGCGAAAAGGGATGAAGAGAGGAACCAGTGTGTATCCTTCTTCTGTTGGGACAGATTTTAATCACATTCCGATCGCGAAGGAAGCTCATCACTCGTACATATCTGAATTTGAGTTGCATGTACATGAGGCACCGTTTCCTCTATGGACAAAGTCTCAG GTTCAGTTTCAAGTGTTGTTGGATCACCATTGCAACGATAAAACTAACAATTCTGTTGGTGAAATTGAGGTTGAAAGAATCCAATGCCGTTCAATCAAAACTAGACTAACAGATCCAATACCTGTTCTCGAGACACTCGGTTCGTCGACACTGCAGCAATCAAG GGAAGATGACAAGGAGAACTCACCGCTATCCCGTCAGACGTCTGAATTGTTGGAAGATGCAAACGTTCATGCAGACAACTTGAAGAGCAAACTAGAGTTTGTAAATAGCACCATTGGAATCTCCTAG
- the LOC122030433 gene encoding autophagy-related protein 18f-like isoform X1 has translation MLRDHQNGRSNGPFSVRSLSKIVSSGASNLASSVCKTGASIVSSIANSQDHSAHDQVLWASFDKLEYEGDIRQILLLGYRSGFQVWDVEHSDDIRQLVSRYDVSATFLQMQNNPIESKGIIDRFADNRPLLIVVGNANISANSNNYDGYDPPFNGYAGGFGQEPSNDSFLLTFVHFYSLRTHEYVHTLKFRSTIFSVRCSPRIIVVSQASQIHCLNALTLETEYSILTHHVVSDRFGVGTVGYGPIAVGTRWLAHSGTPIVNSSDCHISHQDINPATVAYSDDSPVTNFARESSKMLAAGLVTLGDIGYRTVSKYYLELMGVNYIPTVNGNSYLERDDDLHRDPAEVEQGGMVIVRDIVSKSVIVQFMAHRSPISALSFDPSGTLLATASIHGHNINVFRVIPSLHASSGESYANGVCIHLYKLRRGITNAVIQDISFSDDSNWIMISSSRGTSHLFATGSSGAANIRFTRRDFANSCSGISLATRTKQSVSLSSKFCEQNPSLCGSPVTLSAVSRIKNGNHGLKNAVSCVAASATGKVNPTLGAIASVFHHCKATRLHNNISSLRTKHYLLVYSSGSIIQYGLRPKSKEDFYTKLSPESDADLVVDALQKWDIRHKKNMRDGCDGSDIFGDHGDIEYGKFSRKGMKRGTSVYPSSVGTDFNHIPIAKEAHHSYISEFELHVHEAPFPLWTKSQVQFQVLLDHHCNDKTNNSVGEIEVERIQCRSIKTRLTDPIPVLETLGSSTLQQSREDDKENSPLSRQTSELLEDANVHADNLKSKLEFVNSTIGIS, from the exons ATGCTAAGGGATCACCAAAATGGTAGAAGCAATGGGCCATTTTCAGTTCGGTCTTTGTCGAAAATTGTGTCTTCTGGTGCGTCCAATCTTGCATCTAGTGTCTGCAAGACTGGGGCATCCATCGTCTCTTCGATAGCCAACTCTCAAGATCACTCTGCTCATGATCAG GTGCTTTGGGCTAGTTTTGACAAACTGGAGTATGAAGGTGATATCCGGCAAATTCTCTTGTTGGGTTACAGGTCGGGTTTCCAGGTTTGGGATGTTGAGCATTCAGATGACATAAGGCAGTTAGTATCAAGATATGATGTTTCTGCAACCTTTCTGCAAATGCAAAATAATCCAATTGAATCTAAGGGGATAATCGATAGGTTTGCAGATAACCGGCCATTGCTGATTGTAGTCGGAAATGCAAATATTTCTGCAAATTCTAACAATTATGATGGGTATGATCCACCTTTCAATGGTTATGCTGGTGGTTTTGGTCAGGAACCGAGCAATGACAGTTTCTTGCTGACTTTTGTTCACTTCTATTCCCTGAGGACCCATGAGTACGTCCATACCTTGAAGTTCAGATCAACTATTTTCTCTGTCAGGTGCAGTCCTCGAATTATTGTTGTTTCTCAAGCTTCACAG ATCCATTGTTTAAATGCTCTCACTCTGGAGACAGAATATAGTATCCTTACTCATCATGTGGTTTCAGATCGTTTTGGTGTTGGAACTGTAGGATATGGACCAATTGCAGTTGGAACCAGATGGTTAGCTCATAGTGGAACTCCAATTGTGAATTCAAGTGATTGCCATATTAGCCATCAAGATATTAATCCTGCCACAGTAGCTTATTCAGATGATAGTCCGGTTACAAATTTTGCAAGAGAATCTAGTAAGATGCTAGCTGCTGGTTTGGTCACTCTCGGAGATATTGGATACAGAACAGTTTCCAAGTATTACTTAGAATTAATGGGTGTGAATTACATTCCAACAGTGAATGGAAACTCCTACTTAGAAAGGGATGACGACCTGCATAGGGATCCTGCAGAGGTGGAACAGGGTGGGATG GTTATAGTTCGTGATATTGTTTCTAAATCAGTGATAGTGCAGTTCATGGCACATAGGAGTCCTATTTCTGCATTATCCTTTGATCCCAGTGGAACTTTGCTAGCGACTGCTTCCATTCATGGACATAATATCAATGTGTTCCGTGTGATACCTTCTCTGCATGCAAGCTCAGGGGAGTCATATGCTAATGGAGTTTGCATCCATCTCTACAAGTTACGGCGAGGCATTACTAATGCG GTTATACAAGACATCAGTTTTAGTGATGATAGCAACTGGATCATGATCAGCTCATCGAGGGGAACCAGTCACCTATTTGCGACTGGTTCTTCAGGAGCTGCAAATATTAGGTTCACTAGGAGGGATTTTGCAAATTCCTGCAGTGGAATATCTCTGGCAACGAGAACAAAACAGTCTGTTTCTTTATCTTCAAAGTTTTGTGAACAGAACCCCTCTTTATGTGGAAGCCCTGTCACATTATCAGCTGTAAGCAGAATAAAGAATGGAAATCATGGATTAAAGAATGCTGTTAGCTGTGTTGCAGCATCTGCTACAGGAAAGGTTAATCCAACACTTGGGGCCATTGCTTCTGTTTTCCACCATTGCAAAGCAACTCGACTTCATAATAATATCAGCTCACTGCGGACAAAGCACTACCTGCTCGTATACTCTTCCGGATCCATTATACAATATGGATTACGTCCCAAAAGCAAGGAGGATTTTTACACCAAACTATCACCAGAATCTGATGCTGATTTAGTTGTCGATGCACTTCAGAAATGGGACATTCGTCATAAGAAAAACATGAGAGATGGATGTGACGGCTCTGATATATTTGGTGATCATGGTGATATAGAGTATGGTAAATTTTCGCGAAAAGGGATGAAGAGAGGAACCAGTGTGTATCCTTCTTCTGTTGGGACAGATTTTAATCACATTCCGATCGCGAAGGAAGCTCATCACTCGTACATATCTGAATTTGAGTTGCATGTACATGAGGCACCGTTTCCTCTATGGACAAAGTCTCAG GTTCAGTTTCAAGTGTTGTTGGATCACCATTGCAACGATAAAACTAACAATTCTGTTGGTGAAATTGAGGTTGAAAGAATCCAATGCCGTTCAATCAAAACTAGACTAACAGATCCAATACCTGTTCTCGAGACACTCGGTTCGTCGACACTGCAGCAATCAAG GGAAGATGACAAGGAGAACTCACCGCTATCCCGTCAGACGTCTGAATTGTTGGAAGATGCAAACGTTCATGCAGACAACTTGAAGAGCAAACTAGAGTTTGTAAATAGCACCATTGGAATCTCCTAG